The Haloferax volcanii DS2 DNA segment TCAGTTCAACGTCGAACCCCGCGCGGCGCTGCTCTCGTACTCCAACTTCGGCAGCGTCACGAACGAGGGGACGCGCAAGCCCCGCGACGCCGCGGCGCTCCTGCAGGACGACCCCGAGGTCGACTTCCCGGTCGACGGCGAGATGCAGGCCGACACCGCCCTCGTCGAGGACATCCTCGAAGGAACCTACGACTTCGCTGAGCTCGACGGCCCCGCGAACGTCCTCGTGTTCCCGAACCTCGAAGCCGGGAACATCGGCTACAAACTGCTCCAGCGACTCGGCGGCGCGGAGGCCATCGGCCCGATGCTCGTCGGCATGGACAAACCCGTCCACGTCCTCCAGCGCGGCGACGAAGTCAAAGACATCGTCAACCTGGCGGCGACGGCGGTCGTGGACGCGCAGGAAGAGTAACGCGAAGTTCGCCGCCAGTTTCTCTTCGAATCCCTACCCGAACTCGGCCCACGCGACGGCGACGCCCAGCCCGACCGCCGGCGGGGCCGCGTAGAGCGCGAACGTCGTCGAATCCGGCGGCGAGAAGCACGCGGCGAAGGCGACGAGACAGAGGAGCGACAGCCCTCTCGTCCGCCCGGTGAGTCGCCGCGAGAGCGCGCCGGCGCGGCGTAATCCGAGCAGAAGCGGGGCGACGGCCGCGCCGCCGCCGACCGCGACCGGGAAGAACAGTTCGAGTTCGAGCGTCGACTGTCGGGAATCGGCGGCTACGCGGCCCCACTCGACCAGCACGTCGACGAGGCCCGGCGCGAACTGCCGCGCGGCGACGGTTCCGACGAGGAAGCCCGCGGCGGCGAGCGCGAGCCACCCCGAGGCGGCGCGGAGGTCGACCGCCGGGTCGCGGTCGACGAGGGCGACGAGCGAGACGCCGGCGGCGAGAGCGCCGGCGAGCGCGCCCAGTTCGAGCCGGACGAGGAAGGTCGGGCCGCCGACGCCGACGACAGTTGTCGAAACACCGGCGGTCGGTGAGAGGAGCCCCGGGTCGCGGACGGCGACGACGACGACGACGGCCGTCAAGAGTGCGGTGATGACCAGTCGGCGCGCGTGGCGGCGCGCGGTCGCACCGAGCGGCGAGAGCCCGCGTCTCCGAGGGTCGAACGCGCCGACGGTCTCCGCGGGGTCCATACGTCCGGCGTCGTCGCTCCGTGTTGTCAACTTTTTGATGGAGGAGTGACCGGCCGGAGAGGGGACGGTCGCCCGACGGTGGCGGCCCGGAACGGCGCCGCCCCGGTGGGACTGCTCGCGCTCGGCGGCCCACTCGATGGACGGGGCGAACGGGGGGTCGTCGACGACGGCCTGCGTTCAGTCGCTCGCGCGCCCTTCGAACCGCGAGGGCGGGAGGTAGCTCACGTCGGTTCCGGAGTCGGCTTCGAACTCCGGGGGGTCGGGAAGCACGCAGCGGTCTGCCCGCCGGTTGACGTGTTCGTACTCGTTCGGCGCGTTCGCCAGCGGGTGCGCGGGGTTCTCTCGGCTGTCGATTCGCGCGGCGCGAAGCTCTCCGAAGCCGGCGATACGGGCCTGAATCCCCCGCCAGTGGTGTTCGCTGCCGGCGGGGACGACGATTCGCTTCGGTGACTGCCAGTCGGGGTGGTCGCCGGCGAGGACGGCGTTGTTGACGTTCGCGGCGAGGTCGTCGTGGTCGACGAGGACGCCGACCCGAGCGTCGGGGGGCGCGCGATGGGCGAGTACGTCCAGTCCGAGGTGAAGTGCGCGATACTCCGAGACGTTGTTGTCCGGCGGCACGTCAGGGAGTGCGATACGGGCGACTCGCTCGCCGTCGCGGGTCTCTATCACCGCACCGAGTCCACCGCCGTTCGGGCGATACGACCCGTCCGTCGCGACGTAGAAGTGCCGTTGATGCGTGCGCGGCGGGTGTGCGATGTGAGGCGTCGGCGACTCGTCGAACAAGTCCCGAAGTGTGGGACGGCCGGTCACGGCCATACGAACGTTTCGGAGATGGGGCGTAATAAACGTACCCCGTATCTGAGGTGCGATGCGCCCGTGTCAGATGTCGATGCCTCAGAGGGATAATTATCTGTAATATATTCTCAGAACGCTATACGAAGTCGGGTCACAGGCAATGGATACAAGAACGGTCAACTCAATGAGCCTTCGATGGCTGACAACACTTCGCATACTAGTCGACGTTCATACATTAAGTTGGCAGGCAGCGCGGCGGCGGCAGCGGCGCTCGCGGGCTGTACCGGTAACGGCGGGGAGGAGTCGGAGACCACGGAGACGAGACGGAGACCGCCGAGACGACGACGACCGAGG contains these protein-coding regions:
- a CDS encoding ribonuclease H family protein, whose amino-acid sequence is MAVTGRPTLRDLFDESPTPHIAHPPRTHQRHFYVATDGSYRPNGGGLGAVIETRDGERVARIALPDVPPDNNVSEYRALHLGLDVLAHRAPPDARVGVLVDHDDLAANVNNAVLAGDHPDWQSPKRIVVPAGSEHHWRGIQARIAGFGELRAARIDSRENPAHPLANAPNEYEHVNRRADRCVLPDPPEFEADSGTDVSYLPPSRFEGRASD